One Lucilia cuprina isolate Lc7/37 chromosome 4, ASM2204524v1, whole genome shotgun sequence DNA segment encodes these proteins:
- the LOC111678263 gene encoding glutamate--cysteine ligase regulatory subunit, which yields MLSEIAKNSKLEKVIISTGNILNVDSATPLRKSNEELLDSLKLCTECQKAAETQNTNEQAAAPGGCGETQVVCHETEAQVLRANLELQERIKEYARNEISIGVKLFLNKSSKQGVEEAVNALMHILQVEHVDNLVLAYHPLETASKVLPETPDVTSAVSYTGDLKWSKRNEKSLDVLKELWQVLEEFNEKKQICQLGIADLDCDALTELHKNARVPPTINQINLANCCVVPPELKEFCTQHDIQLLTHGDPEILINDENFIIPHYTVDWSLRYQIHVRCRGVLTAKGYILQASKMPKDSTARE from the coding sequence ATGTTGAGTGAAATTGCGAAGAACAGCAAATTGGAAAAGGTAATTATCAGCACGGGCAACATACTAAATGTGGACAGTGCTACACCCTTGCGAAAATCCAATGAAGAACTATTGGATTCATTGAAACTATGTACAGAATGTCAAAAGGCGGCTGAAACACAAAACACCAACGAGCAGGCAGCGGCGCCAGGTGGTTGTGGCGAGACACAAGTGGTATGTCATGAAACTGAAGCTCAAGTACTAAGAGCCAATCTAGAGCTGCAAGAGAGAATCAAAGAATATGCTCGCAATGAAATAAGTATTGGTGTGAAATTGTTTCTGAACAAATCTTCTAAGCAGGGTGTAGAGGAGGCTGTCAATGCTTTAATGCATATTTTGCAAGTGGAACATGTAGACAACTTGGTGCTGGCCTATCATCCATTGGAAACGGCTTCTAAGGTTTTGCCCGAAACTCCGGATGTGACCAGTGCAGTTTCGTATACGGGTGACTTAAAGTGGAGCAAACGCAATGAGAAAAGTTTGGACGTACTTAAGGAGTTGTGGCAAGTCTTAGAAGAATTCAacgaaaagaaacaaatttgcCAACTGGGCATTGCCGATTTGGACTGTGATGCTTTGACAGAGCTGCATAAAAATGCTAGAGTGCCTCCTactattaatcaaataaatttagcTAATTGTTGTGTGGTGCCACCAGAGCTTAAGGAATTCTGTACTCAACATGACATACAACTGCTGACTCATGGTGATCCAGAGATTCTTATTAACGACGAGAATTTCATCATACCACATTACACGGTAGATTGGTCATTGCGCTATCAAATTCATGTACGCTGTCGTGGTGTACTCACTGCCAAGGGTTACATTCTGCAGGCCTCGAAAATGCCTAAAGATTCCACAGCAAGAGAGTGA